One window of Candidatus Woesearchaeota archaeon genomic DNA carries:
- the rpl40e gene encoding 50S ribosomal protein L40e (contains a zinc-finger motif) produces MKFPEAEARLFKNVFVCRKCKTKRRAPNMKVIAGKISCRRCGSKALKPIRKK; encoded by the coding sequence ATGAAATTTCCAGAAGCAGAAGCAAGGTTGTTCAAGAATGTTTTCGTATGCAGGAAATGCAAGACCAAGAGAAGGGCTCCAAACATGAAAGTCATTGCAGGGAAGATTTCCTGCAGAAGATGCGGAAGCAAGGCGCTTAAGCCAATAAGAAAGAAGTAA